A region of Mycolicibacterium brumae DNA encodes the following proteins:
- the treY gene encoding malto-oligosyltrehalose synthase: protein MGVPVLSTYRLQLRGPASGAIFGFAEAEGLLDYLDGLGVSHLYLSPILSAVHGSEHGYDVVDPTTVATSLGGREGLVRLSAAARQRGMGLIVDIVPNHVGVAAPQQNPWWWDVLRHGEQSQYASFFDIDWELDPDRRIVLPLLGSEDDLAGLRVDGDTLRLWDLMLPIAPGTGNGDPRAVHDRQHYRLVDWRTGGCGYRRFFSITSLAALRQRTEEVFAASHAEIKSWFDEDLIDGLRVDHPDGLSDPAGYLDQLRALIGPDAYLVIEKVLAAGEALEPTLPVQGATGYDVLREIGGLFTDPAGRARLTELAAAAGFDDDDPAPTLIDLKSRAATEILAPELARLRRGVAAAAGRDHDLLPDAIVALAARIPVYRCDYAGLSEVLGIAIAETVSAHPELASALELVIAGLLHPDPAARFQQLCGAVTAKAVEDCLFYRDPRLVSLNEVGGEPDRFAVSTAEFHRASEVRSRLWPAAMSTLTTHDTKRGEDVRARIAVLSQAPDLWAAEVASFERLAPSPDLATGLFLWQNIFGVWPVDGVVTDELRQRLHGYAEKAIREAGMRTSWTDPDAEFEDALHSWLDAVLDGPAADGMTLLVNRLDPHARSDALGQKLLCLTVPGVPDVYQGTELWDDSLVDPDNRRPVDYQARRTALAEGAHPKLALVTAALQLRRRLSDTFLTGDYRPLLAEGARAEHLVAFARGLLPGAEPDVVVAVSRWTLTLAETGWENTVLALPPGRWRDVIGGGTWSGPVQAGRLFADSPVALLERADV from the coding sequence ATGGGTGTCCCGGTGCTGTCCACCTACCGATTGCAGTTGCGCGGCCCGGCGTCCGGGGCGATCTTCGGATTCGCCGAAGCCGAAGGGCTGCTGGATTACCTGGACGGCCTGGGGGTCTCGCACCTGTACCTGTCGCCGATCCTGAGCGCGGTGCACGGCTCCGAGCACGGCTACGACGTGGTGGATCCGACCACGGTGGCCACTTCCCTCGGTGGTCGCGAGGGCCTGGTCCGGCTGTCGGCCGCCGCGCGTCAGCGCGGGATGGGGCTGATCGTCGACATCGTGCCCAACCATGTGGGAGTTGCCGCACCGCAACAGAACCCGTGGTGGTGGGATGTGCTCCGACACGGCGAGCAGTCGCAGTACGCGTCGTTCTTCGACATCGACTGGGAGCTGGACCCCGACCGCCGGATCGTGTTGCCGCTGCTGGGTTCCGAGGACGATCTGGCGGGTCTGCGGGTCGACGGCGACACGCTGCGGCTCTGGGACCTGATGCTGCCGATCGCCCCGGGCACCGGCAACGGGGACCCGCGCGCCGTGCACGACCGGCAGCACTACCGGCTGGTGGACTGGCGCACCGGTGGCTGCGGCTACCGCCGGTTCTTCTCGATCACCTCGCTGGCGGCGCTGCGCCAGCGCACCGAGGAGGTGTTCGCCGCCAGCCACGCCGAGATCAAAAGCTGGTTCGACGAGGATCTCATCGACGGTCTGCGCGTGGACCACCCCGACGGGTTGAGCGACCCGGCCGGCTACCTCGACCAGTTGCGGGCGCTGATCGGGCCGGACGCCTACCTGGTGATCGAGAAGGTGCTCGCCGCCGGTGAGGCGCTGGAGCCGACGCTGCCGGTGCAGGGCGCCACCGGCTACGACGTGTTGCGTGAGATCGGCGGGCTGTTCACCGACCCGGCCGGCCGCGCCCGGCTGACGGAACTTGCCGCGGCGGCCGGATTCGACGACGACGATCCCGCCCCCACCCTGATCGATCTGAAAAGCCGGGCCGCCACCGAGATTCTGGCCCCCGAACTGGCGCGGTTGCGCCGCGGGGTGGCCGCCGCGGCGGGCCGCGACCACGACTTGCTGCCGGATGCGATCGTGGCGCTGGCGGCCCGGATCCCGGTGTATCGCTGCGACTATGCCGGGCTGTCGGAAGTGCTGGGCATCGCGATCGCCGAAACGGTTTCCGCGCACCCGGAATTGGCTTCCGCGCTGGAGTTGGTGATCGCCGGGCTGCTGCACCCCGATCCGGCGGCGCGCTTCCAGCAGCTGTGCGGCGCGGTGACCGCGAAGGCAGTCGAGGATTGCCTGTTCTACCGGGATCCGCGACTGGTGTCCCTGAACGAGGTCGGTGGCGAGCCGGACCGGTTCGCGGTCAGCACCGCGGAGTTCCACCGCGCATCGGAGGTCCGATCGCGGCTGTGGCCGGCGGCGATGTCGACGCTGACCACCCATGACACCAAGCGCGGCGAGGATGTTCGCGCCCGCATCGCGGTGTTGTCCCAGGCCCCGGACCTGTGGGCCGCCGAGGTCGCTTCATTCGAGCGGCTGGCCCCCTCCCCCGACCTGGCGACCGGGCTTTTCCTGTGGCAGAACATCTTCGGGGTCTGGCCGGTCGACGGCGTGGTGACCGACGAGCTGCGGCAGCGGCTGCACGGTTACGCGGAGAAGGCGATTCGGGAGGCCGGGATGCGAACCTCGTGGACCGACCCGGACGCCGAGTTCGAAGACGCGCTGCACAGCTGGCTGGACGCGGTGCTCGACGGCCCGGCCGCCGACGGGATGACGCTGCTGGTCAACCGGCTGGACCCGCACGCCCGCAGCGACGCGCTCGGGCAGAAACTGCTGTGCCTGACCGTGCCGGGGGTGCCCGACGTGTACCAGGGCACCGAGTTGTGGGACGACAGCCTGGTCGATCCGGATAATCGGCGACCGGTCGACTACCAGGCCCGCCGGACGGCGCTGGCCGAGGGCGCGCACCCGAAGCTGGCGCTGGTGACGGCGGCGCTGCAGTTGCGCCGTCGGTTGTCCGACACGTTCCTGACCGGCGATTATCGACCGCTGCTGGCCGAGGGCGCCCGCGCCGAGCATCTGGTCGCGTTCGCCCGCGGGCTCCTCCCCGGCGCGGAACCTGATGTCGTGGTCGCGGTGTCCCGCTGGACGCTGACGCTGGCCGAAACCGGTTGGGAGAACACCGTGCTGGCGTTGCCGCCGGGCCGCTGGCGGGACGTGATCGGCGGCGGGACGTGGTCCGGCCCGGTGCAGGCCGGCCGATTGTTCGCCGATTCCCCTGTGGCTCTTCTGGAGCGCGCCGATGTCTGA
- the treZ gene encoding malto-oligosyltrehalose trehalohydrolase, whose translation MSERTFTVWAPIPELVRLDVDGVPHPMRRDDDGWWTATVPAADDARYGFLLDDDPVVLPDPRSPRQPDGVHERSALWDPPTTPAAGWAGRSTEGAVIYELHVGAFTAAGTFDAAIDKLGYLVELGVDFVELMPVNAFSGEYGWGYDGVAWYAVHEPYGGPDGLIRFVEAAHAHGLGVLLDVVFNHLGPSGNYLPRFGPYLSSVANPWGAGVNISEADSDEVRRHILDCALRWMRDFGVDGLRLDAVHAMVDTTAVNLLEELSAETAALSDELGRPLSLIAETDRNDPRYVTPRDEGGYGMTAQWDDDIHHALHTAVSGERQGYYGDFGSMETLAHTLKHGFFHAGTYSSFRGRRHGRPLDITKVPGHRLLAYTCTHDQVGNRAAGDRPCAYLSAGQLAVSAALALLSPFTAMLFMGEEWAASTPFAFFSSHTEPELAEAIRVGRRAEFAEHGWDAATVPDPQDRRTFDASKLDWSERSRPLHAEMLRLYRDLIALRRDEPDLSDYRLDRVRVDFDEDARWIVLRRGSLAIVCNLGSDPATIPVSGELVYGWGTPEFAGDEVRLTGESFAVLRSS comes from the coding sequence ATGTCTGAGCGGACGTTCACGGTGTGGGCGCCCATCCCGGAGTTGGTGCGGCTCGACGTCGACGGTGTGCCGCACCCGATGCGCCGCGACGACGACGGCTGGTGGACGGCGACGGTCCCGGCCGCGGACGACGCGCGGTACGGGTTCCTGCTGGACGACGACCCGGTTGTGCTGCCCGATCCGCGTTCGCCGCGTCAGCCCGACGGGGTGCATGAGCGGTCCGCGCTGTGGGATCCGCCGACTACGCCTGCTGCGGGCTGGGCGGGACGCTCGACCGAGGGCGCGGTGATCTACGAACTGCACGTCGGGGCGTTCACCGCGGCCGGCACCTTCGACGCCGCCATCGACAAGCTCGGCTATCTGGTTGAGCTCGGTGTCGATTTCGTCGAGCTGATGCCGGTCAACGCGTTCTCCGGGGAGTACGGCTGGGGTTACGACGGAGTGGCCTGGTACGCGGTCCACGAACCCTACGGCGGGCCCGACGGGCTGATCCGGTTCGTGGAGGCGGCGCACGCCCACGGCCTCGGGGTGCTGTTGGACGTGGTGTTCAACCATCTGGGGCCGTCGGGAAACTACCTGCCCCGGTTCGGGCCGTACCTGTCGAGTGTCGCCAACCCGTGGGGCGCCGGCGTCAATATCAGTGAGGCCGATTCCGACGAGGTTCGTCGGCACATCCTGGATTGCGCGTTGCGGTGGATGCGCGATTTCGGGGTCGACGGGCTGCGGTTGGACGCGGTGCACGCCATGGTGGACACCACCGCGGTGAACCTCTTGGAGGAGCTGTCCGCCGAAACAGCCGCGCTGTCAGACGAATTGGGCCGCCCGCTGTCGCTGATCGCCGAGACAGACCGCAATGACCCCCGTTATGTGACGCCACGCGATGAGGGCGGCTACGGGATGACCGCGCAGTGGGACGACGATATCCACCACGCGCTACACACCGCGGTGTCCGGTGAACGCCAGGGCTACTACGGCGATTTCGGCTCGATGGAAACCCTGGCCCACACGTTGAAGCACGGCTTCTTCCACGCCGGGACGTACTCGTCGTTCCGGGGGCGCCGACACGGCCGTCCGTTGGATATCACCAAGGTTCCCGGCCACCGTCTGCTGGCCTATACGTGCACGCACGACCAGGTGGGCAACCGGGCCGCCGGGGACCGGCCGTGCGCCTACCTGAGTGCCGGCCAATTGGCGGTCAGCGCGGCACTGGCGCTGCTCAGCCCGTTCACCGCGATGCTGTTCATGGGCGAGGAGTGGGCGGCATCGACGCCGTTCGCGTTCTTCAGCTCACACACCGAACCCGAGCTGGCCGAGGCGATCCGCGTCGGCCGTCGTGCCGAATTCGCCGAGCACGGTTGGGATGCCGCGACGGTCCCCGATCCGCAGGACCGCCGCACCTTCGACGCCTCCAAGCTCGATTGGTCGGAACGGTCGCGACCCCTGCACGCGGAGATGCTGCGGTTGTACCGCGATCTGATCGCCCTGCGCCGCGACGAACCGGACCTGTCGGACTACCGACTGGACCGTGTCCGCGTCGATTTCGACGAGGATGCCCGCTGGATCGTGCTGCGCCGCGGGTCACTGGCGATCGTCTGCAACCTTGGGTCCGACCCGGCGACGATTCCCGTCTCCGGCGAGCTCGTGTACGGCTGGGGCACACCGGAGTTCGCCGGCGACGAAGTTCGGCTGACCGGGGAGTCGTTCGCGGTGCTGCGCAGCAGCTAG
- a CDS encoding tyrosine-type recombinase/integrase → MTAIAATVQAFFTQRLITQRQASPHTIAAYRDTLRMLLTFISERTQTPCCRLQFNDVNADTVSAFLDHLEHDRANSARTRNARLAAIHSLFGFAAQRHPEHAADITRVLAIPAKRADHTVITYLADIEARALLNAPDRATRTGRRDHAILALAIQTGLRASELTALTRNDIHLDTAAHVACRGKGRKHRITPLTNTTVAILRTWIAETSDPDSDLLFATNRGGPLSLDALAQRVAVHAATATASCPSLANKHITPHVLRHTAAMRLLHAGVDTTVIALWLGHESLTTTRIYLQADLELKQRALDRTAPITTRPGRYRPPDKLLAFLESL, encoded by the coding sequence ATGACCGCCATCGCCGCGACCGTTCAAGCGTTCTTCACTCAACGGCTCATCACCCAGCGCCAGGCCAGCCCGCACACCATCGCCGCCTACCGCGACACCCTGCGCATGCTGCTGACCTTCATCAGCGAACGGACCCAGACACCGTGTTGCCGTCTGCAATTCAACGATGTCAACGCAGACACCGTGTCAGCGTTCCTCGACCACCTCGAGCATGACCGCGCCAACAGTGCGCGCACCCGAAATGCCCGCCTCGCGGCGATCCACTCCCTATTCGGATTCGCCGCGCAGCGCCATCCCGAGCATGCCGCAGACATCACCCGGGTGCTGGCGATACCTGCCAAGCGCGCCGACCACACCGTCATCACCTACCTCGCCGACATCGAAGCCCGAGCACTGCTCAACGCCCCTGACCGGGCCACCCGCACCGGGCGACGCGACCACGCCATCCTTGCGCTGGCTATCCAGACCGGGCTACGCGCATCAGAGCTAACCGCGTTGACTCGCAACGACATCCACCTTGACACCGCAGCCCACGTCGCCTGCCGCGGAAAAGGACGCAAACACCGCATCACCCCGCTGACCAACACCACCGTCGCGATCCTGAGAACCTGGATAGCCGAAACGTCCGACCCCGACTCAGATCTGCTGTTCGCGACCAACCGTGGCGGCCCGCTGAGCCTGGACGCCCTCGCCCAACGCGTCGCAGTACACGCCGCCACCGCGACGGCATCGTGCCCCTCCCTGGCCAACAAACACATCACCCCGCACGTGCTGCGGCACACAGCGGCCATGCGACTGCTCCACGCCGGAGTCGACACCACCGTCATCGCACTATGGCTCGGACATGAAAGCCTCACCACCACAAGGATTTACCTACAAGCCGACCTCGAACTCAAACAACGAGCACTCGACCGAACCGCCCCCATCACCACACGCCCAGGCCGATACCGACCACCCGACAAACTGCTCGCATTCCTTGAATCCCTCTGA
- a CDS encoding tyrosine-type recombinase/integrase — protein MTALADALADYLTMRRALGFKLERAGGLLADFVAEAGRVGAQRVTVELALRWATEPVGADPVWHGARLSAVRGFARYLAAIDPATEIPPADLLPGRSHRAVPYLYTDAEIAALMAEARNLRSRLRGMTYATLIGLLAATGLRIGEAIALDRGDVDLPGALITVRNAKFGKSRQLPLHSSVTNALTCYAETRDALCPSPRTDAWFVSNAGTRLIYKNAHEVFHQLTERVGLRARGPRCRPRPHDLRHTFAIATVLDWYRDGDDVASRMPLLSTYLGHVSPSDTYWYLSAAPELLIEAAQRLEPDQEDHQR, from the coding sequence ATGACCGCCCTGGCCGACGCGTTGGCCGACTACCTCACCATGCGGCGTGCGCTGGGATTCAAGCTTGAACGCGCCGGCGGGTTGCTGGCTGACTTCGTCGCCGAGGCTGGGCGGGTCGGCGCGCAGCGCGTGACCGTCGAGTTGGCGCTGAGGTGGGCCACTGAGCCGGTGGGCGCAGACCCTGTCTGGCACGGCGCTCGGCTGTCAGCGGTGCGCGGATTCGCGCGCTATCTGGCCGCAATCGACCCAGCCACCGAGATCCCGCCTGCTGACCTGCTGCCCGGGCGATCTCATCGGGCGGTTCCCTACCTCTACACCGACGCCGAGATCGCCGCGTTGATGGCGGAGGCCCGGAATCTGCGATCACGGTTGCGGGGGATGACCTACGCCACCTTGATCGGACTGTTGGCCGCCACCGGGTTGCGCATCGGCGAAGCCATCGCGTTGGACCGTGGTGACGTCGATCTTCCCGGCGCGCTGATCACGGTGCGCAATGCCAAGTTCGGCAAGTCCCGGCAATTGCCGCTGCATTCCAGCGTCACCAACGCGTTGACCTGCTACGCCGAGACCCGTGACGCGCTGTGCCCGTCGCCACGCACTGATGCCTGGTTCGTTTCCAACGCCGGCACCCGGCTGATCTATAAAAACGCCCACGAGGTGTTCCACCAGCTCACCGAGCGAGTCGGGCTGCGGGCGCGCGGGCCGCGGTGCCGGCCCCGCCCGCACGACCTACGGCACACCTTCGCCATCGCCACCGTTTTGGACTGGTATCGCGACGGCGACGACGTCGCCAGTCGCATGCCCCTGTTGTCGACCTATCTCGGGCACGTCTCGCCATCGGACACCTACTGGTATCTGTCTGCAGCCCCGGAACTGCTCATCGAAGCCGCCCAACGTCTGGAACCCGACCAGGAGGACCATCAGCGATGA
- a CDS encoding site-specific integrase: MVVVSRVRVDGPLQEFAAGFSVALESVGYAPLSAANQLRLMAHLSRWMAFEGVAPSELNDELVQAFLSVRSARGYVGWLSARGLAPLLGHLRAVGAAPAPVPRVPSGPVEELLTEYRAYLFCERGLVAATVRYYAQEARLFLTRSGSGELRELTAGTVTRFVVAEASVRSTGAAKLMVTALRSLLRFLLLTGRVETDLVSAVPAVAGWRLAWLPRSVRPDQVRVLLESCEQNRLVGRRDFAILTVLTRLGLRAGEVAAMELDDIDWRAGELVIRGKGNQHDKLPLPVDVGQALVGYLRAGRPTSSYRQVFLTALAPHQPLASGSVCAVVGRACVRAGIERIGAHRLRHTTATSVLQAGASLEEVGQLLRHRELNSTAIYAKVDHGRLVSVTRPWPSGSPS, translated from the coding sequence ATGGTTGTGGTGTCGCGTGTGCGGGTGGATGGCCCGTTGCAGGAGTTTGCCGCGGGGTTCTCCGTAGCGCTGGAGTCGGTGGGTTATGCGCCGTTGTCGGCGGCGAATCAGTTGCGCTTGATGGCGCATCTGAGTCGCTGGATGGCGTTTGAGGGTGTGGCGCCGAGTGAGCTGAATGACGAACTGGTGCAAGCATTTCTATCGGTTCGGTCGGCGCGGGGGTATGTGGGTTGGTTGTCCGCGCGCGGGTTGGCGCCACTGCTGGGGCATTTACGCGCAGTGGGCGCGGCGCCGGCACCGGTGCCGCGGGTGCCGTCAGGCCCGGTGGAGGAACTCTTGACCGAGTACCGGGCCTATCTGTTCTGTGAGCGCGGCTTGGTGGCGGCCACGGTGCGTTACTACGCGCAAGAGGCGCGGCTGTTCTTGACGCGTTCGGGGTCCGGTGAGCTGCGCGAGTTGACCGCCGGCACGGTCACACGGTTCGTCGTCGCCGAGGCTTCAGTTCGATCGACGGGCGCGGCGAAGTTGATGGTTACGGCGTTGCGGTCTTTGCTGCGGTTCCTGTTGTTGACCGGGCGGGTGGAGACTGATCTGGTCTCGGCTGTCCCGGCGGTGGCGGGTTGGCGATTGGCGTGGCTGCCGCGTTCTGTGCGACCTGATCAGGTGCGGGTGCTGCTGGAGTCTTGCGAGCAGAATCGGCTTGTGGGTCGGCGGGACTTCGCGATCCTGACGGTGTTGACGCGGCTGGGGTTGCGCGCCGGTGAAGTCGCCGCCATGGAACTCGATGATATCGATTGGCGCGCTGGCGAACTCGTCATCCGTGGCAAAGGCAATCAACATGACAAGCTTCCGCTGCCGGTTGACGTGGGACAGGCGCTGGTTGGTTATCTGCGTGCGGGCAGGCCGACATCTTCGTATCGGCAGGTCTTTCTGACGGCTCTTGCCCCGCATCAGCCGCTGGCGAGCGGTTCGGTTTGCGCCGTGGTGGGCCGTGCGTGTGTTCGGGCCGGCATTGAGCGCATCGGGGCGCATCGGCTGCGACACACCACCGCCACCAGCGTGTTACAGGCGGGCGCTTCCCTGGAGGAAGTCGGACAACTGTTGCGGCACCGGGAACTGAACAGCACCGCCATCTACGCCAAGGTCGACCACGGCCGGCTCGTCTCGGTGACTCGGCCCTGGCCGTCTGGGAGCCCGTCATGA